The genomic region AAGCTATCCTTCCGCTAAGAGGTAAGATAATAAATGTAGAAAAAACTAGAATGGATAAAATTTTTGCAAATGAAGAAATACGTTCTCTTATCACTGCTATAGGTAGCAGTATTGGGGAAGAATTTGATATTGAAAAAGCCAGATATCACAAAATAATTATAATGACGGATGCCGACGTGGATGGTGCTCATATAAGAACTTTGCTTTTAACTTTCCTTTATAGGTATATGAAACCATTGTTGGAAAAAGGGTATATATATATAGCACAGCCACCATTGTATAAAGTAAAACAAGGCAAAAGTGAAACATACATTTATACCGAAAGAGAAATGGAAAAATACATGCAACAAATCAAAGGACAAAAGTATTCGATACAACGCTACAAAGGTCTTGGGGAGATGAACCCCGATCAGTTATGGGAGACTACTATGGATCCTGAAACCAGAACTGTTCTGCAAGTAGATTTAAATGATGCAGTAAAGGCTGACGAGCTGTTTACTGTATTAATGGGGGATAAAGTAGAACCTAGACGAGAATTTATACAAAATCACGCCAAAAGCGTTAAAAACCTTGACGTGTAGTGAGAGGTGGATTAAATGTTAGAAACAAACAATTCGAAAGTATTACCAAGAGATATAAATAGTGAAATGGAACAATCGTACGTTGATTATGCTATGAGTGTTATAGTAGGTAGAGCGCTTCCAGATGTGAGGGATGGTTTAAAACCAGTACATCGAAGAATTTTATTTGCTATGAATGAATTAAACATAGTTCATAACAAACCACATAAAAAATGTGCGAGAGTAGTTGGGGAAGTATTAGGTAAATATCATCCCCACGGAGATACAGCTGTATACGATGCATTAGTTAGAATGGCTCAAGACTTTTCTATGAGATACACGTTACTCGATGGCCATGGAAACTTTGGTTCTATAGATGGAGACGCTGCAGCTGCCATGCGTTATACAGAAGTACGTATGGATAAAATTTCTCAAATGATGTTAGCTGATATCGAAAAAGAGACAGTTGACTTTAGACTAAATTTTGATGAGTCCTTAGAAGAACCTTGGGTATTGCCATCTAAGATACCTAACCTTTTAGTAAATGGGGCAGCTGGTATAGCGGTAGGAATGGCTACCAATATACCACCTCATAACCTATCAGAAGTAATTGATGGAGCCGTTTCTTTAATAGACAACCCTGAACTTGAAATTAAAGATCTTTTGACAACTATTAAGGGGCCCGACTTTCCTACAGGCGGTATAATTAAAGGTAAAGAAGGAATTAAAAACGCATATAAGACTGGTAGAGGTGTAATAAAGGTTCAAGGTGAGGTTAAGTACGAAAAATTAAATAATGGTAGAACAAGAATAGTAATTACAGAACTTCCTTACCAAGTTAATAAAGCAAGGCTTATAGAAAAAATTGCTGATCTTGTAAGAGATAAAAAAATAGAAGGAATTACAGACCTTAGGGATGAGTCTGACCGCAATGGGATGAGAATCGTAATAGATATCAGGAAGGATGCGTATCACCAGCATATAACAAATCTATTGTTGAAACATACCCAATTGCAACAAACCTTTGGAATTATAATGCTAGCACTGGTAGATAACCAGCCTAAGGTACTTAACTTAAAACAAGTACTAGAGCATTACATAAACCATCAAAGGGACGTCATTACAAGAAGGACAAAATATGATCTTAAAAAAGCGGAAGCTAAAGCCCATATACTAGAAGGTTTAAAAATAGCTTTAGATAATATTGATGAAGTTATTAAAACAATTAGGGGCTCAGCTAGTGCAGCGCAAGCAAAAGAAGAGTTGATAAATAGGTTTGCGTTGTCCCAAAAACAAGCCCAGGCTATCCTAGAGATGAGACTACAAAAGTTAACCGGCCTAGAAAGAGAGAAAATTGATTCTGATTATAAAGAAGTAATGAATCAAATTACTTACTTTAAGGAGCTGTTAGCAGATACAGGCAAAATCGATGGGGTTATAAAGGAAGAGCTACAGCAAGCCAAAGATCAGTTTGGTGATGAAAGAAAAACTAGAATTACTATAGATGAGCAAGAAATTGAATATGAGGACTTGATTGCTCAAGAAGACGTTGTTGTCACTATCACCCATCAAGGTTATATTAAAAGAATTCCTCTTTCGGCATATAAAAGACAAAAAAGAGGTGGAAAAGGTGTAACTGCTGTTGGCAGCAAAAACGATGATTTTGTGGAACATCTTTATATCACTTCGTCACACAATCATATAATGTTCTTTACAAATAAAGGTGTTGTATATCGTAAGAAGGTTTATGAGATACCAGAGGGTGGAAGGCAAGCTAGAGGAACTGCCCTTGTCAATATTATTCCTATAGATAAAGAAGAACGTATAACAGCAGTTGTACCAATAAAAGAATTTAAAGAAAATAATTATTTGTTCTTTATCACAAAGCATGGTTATGTAAAAAAGACACAACTTACTGATTTTGACAGTAGCCGTAAAAATGGTTTAATCGCCCTTACACTTGGGAATGAAGATGAACTAATATCTGCAAAACTTACAGATGGTAAACAAGAGATACTAATTGGAAGTGTACTTGGACAAGGGGTAAGATTTAAGGAAACAGATGTAAGAAATATGGGAAGAACTGCTAGGGGTGTAAAAGGTATTAACTTAGTTAATAAAGATGAGGTAGTTGATGCAGTTATTGCAGATCCTTCTTATGATTTATTAACTGTTACCACAAAGGGTTATGGCAAAAGAACAAAGGTTG from Proteinivorax hydrogeniformans harbors:
- the gyrA gene encoding DNA gyrase subunit A, which produces MLETNNSKVLPRDINSEMEQSYVDYAMSVIVGRALPDVRDGLKPVHRRILFAMNELNIVHNKPHKKCARVVGEVLGKYHPHGDTAVYDALVRMAQDFSMRYTLLDGHGNFGSIDGDAAAAMRYTEVRMDKISQMMLADIEKETVDFRLNFDESLEEPWVLPSKIPNLLVNGAAGIAVGMATNIPPHNLSEVIDGAVSLIDNPELEIKDLLTTIKGPDFPTGGIIKGKEGIKNAYKTGRGVIKVQGEVKYEKLNNGRTRIVITELPYQVNKARLIEKIADLVRDKKIEGITDLRDESDRNGMRIVIDIRKDAYHQHITNLLLKHTQLQQTFGIIMLALVDNQPKVLNLKQVLEHYINHQRDVITRRTKYDLKKAEAKAHILEGLKIALDNIDEVIKTIRGSASAAQAKEELINRFALSQKQAQAILEMRLQKLTGLEREKIDSDYKEVMNQITYFKELLADTGKIDGVIKEELQQAKDQFGDERKTRITIDEQEIEYEDLIAQEDVVVTITHQGYIKRIPLSAYKRQKRGGKGVTAVGSKNDDFVEHLYITSSHNHIMFFTNKGVVYRKKVYEIPEGGRQARGTALVNIIPIDKEERITAVVPIKEFKENNYLFFITKHGYVKKTQLTDFDSSRKNGLIALTLGNEDELISAKLTDGKQEILIGSVLGQGVRFKETDVRNMGRTARGVKGINLVNKDEVVDAVIADPSYDLLTVTTKGYGKRTKVDEYRTQTRGGKGIKIMNLTDKNGQLASLKAVKESEDIMIVSNKGYMTRQEVKGIGIFGRTTQGVRLVRLNKDEKVVAVARVVTEEEDEE